A genomic stretch from Oncorhynchus tshawytscha isolate Ot180627B linkage group LG07, Otsh_v2.0, whole genome shotgun sequence includes:
- the LOC112253700 gene encoding UDP-glucose:glycoprotein glucosyltransferase 1 isoform X2 — protein sequence MGPRMWQHCALLLSLSLLPVVSGGADSKGVTTSLTTKWASTPLLLEASEFLAEESQEMFWDFVEANQNIKGEHDDTDQVYYDLIVKRASALLSTVQLNMLKFALSLRAYSATVHSFQQIASNEPPPSGCSAFFNVHGEKSCDTEKLTALMETAAERPKPYLFKSDHRFPGSNPDTPVIILYAEIGSSEFTMFHQLMLSKVNKGLATYVLRHYLASPSSRRVYLSGYGVELAIKNQEYKAKDDTQVQGAEVNATLMGENDPVDEVQGFLFGKLKTLYPELKEQLKELRKHLVESTNEMAPLKVWQMQDLSFQTAARILAAPSSDALNVMRDLSQNFPTKARSITKTVVSSELRKEMEENQKFFKGTLGLQPGDSALFINGLHIDLDTQDIFSVFEVLRSEARVMEGLRSLLIETPFIHDILKLNVQPSDSDYAVDIRNPAVNWMNNLETDSRYGSWPYSVQELLRPTFPGVIRQIRKNFHNLVVILDPTHESSAELLNVAEMFYSNNIPLRIGLVFVVSDVDEIDGMEDAGVALLRAFNYITEELDAPAAFDTIISMFNRVPSGGKLSVGDVVKVLEKKFPYVEVGSILGPDSTYDDNRKEGRGYYLQTGVGPLPVVMYNGMPYQREQLDPEELETVTMNKILETTSFYQRAVYMGELATDQDVVDFIMTQPNVVPRINPRILSTARTYLDLSNTNNHFIDEYARFLFLDSREKSTAVANSMNYMTKKDDGYIRPVTFWVVGDFDQPSGRQLLYDAIRHMKTSNNVRLGLINNPSDSPSEENSRVARAIWAAMQTQTANNAKNYITKLAKEETAKALETGADVTQFTVGGMDVALFKSAFEGPKFDFLLSHTVYCRDVLKLGKGQRAVISNGRIIGPLEDGEVFNQDDFLLLESIILKTSGERIKSKVQQFGVEEDRASDLVMKIDSLLSSQPKGEARIEHAFADDQYSAVKIRPTEGDVYFDMVAVIDPVTRDAQKLAPLLLVLKKLVNVNLRVFMNCQSKLSDLPLKSFYRYVLEPEVLFQTDGSFSPGPLAKFLDMPQTPLFTLNLNTPESWMVESIRTRYDLDNIYLEEVDSIVAAEYELEHLLLEGHCFDVSTGQPPRGLQFTLGTPSDPVIVDTIVMANLGYFQLKANPGAWILKLRKGRSDEIYKIYSHDGTDSPADADDLIVVLNNFKSRIIKVKVQKRPEKFSEELLSDGTQENDSGFWESLTRGFTGGVKTEESKQEKDDVINIFSVASGHLYERFLRIMMLSVLKNTKTPVKFWFLKNYLSPAFKEFIPYMAEQYGFQYELVQYKWPRWLHQQTEKQRIIWGYKILFLDVLFPLSVDKFLFVDADQIVRTDLKELRDFDLEGAPYGYTPFCESRREMDGFRFWKSGYWASHLAGRKYHISALYVVDLKKFRKIAAGDRLRGQYQGLSQDPNSLSNLDQDLPNNMIHQVPIKSLPQEWLWCETWCDDNSKKKAKTIDLCNNPQTKEPKLQAAVRIVAEWSDYDQEIKRLQNRVQERGAENHTTQKDKPDDTRIEL from the exons atgg gcCCCAGGATGTGGCAGCACTGTGCCCTTCTCCTGTCCCTGTCCTTGCTACCAGTGGTATCTGGAGGAGCTGACTCCAAGGGTGTCACCACCAGTCTCACCACCAAGTGGGCCTCTACCCCTCTGCTGCTGGAGGCCAG TGAGTTCCTGGCAGAAGAGAGTCAGGAGATGTTCTGGGATTTCGTCGAAGCAAATCAGAACATCAAAGGGGAACATGATG ATACAGACCAGGTGTATTACGACCTGATCGTGAAGAGAGCCAGTGCTCTGCTCAGCACAGTCCAACTCAACATGCTCAAGTTTGCCCTCTCTCTCAGGGCCTACTCCGCTACTGTACACTCCTTCCAACAA ATAGCGTCCAACGAGCCCCCTCCATCCGGCTGCTCAGCCTTCTTCAATGTCCACGGAGAGAAGTCATGTGACACGGAGAAACTGACTGCACTGATGGAGACCGCAGCAGAACG GCCTAAGCCCTACCTATTCAAAAGCGATCACAGGTTCCCGGGATCAAATCCCGACACTCCGGTTATTATCCTGTATGCCGAGATTGGAAGTTCGGAATTCACAATGTTCCATCAGCTGATGCTGTCCAAAGTCAACAAGGGACTGGCCACCTATGTGCTTCGTCACTACCTGGCT TCTCCCAGCAGTCGTAGAGTGTATTTGTCTGGTTATGGAGTGGAGCTGGCCATCAAGAACCAGGAATACAAGGCTAAGGACGATACACAGGTCCAGGGAGCGGAAGTGAATGCTACACTGATGGGGGAGAATGACCCAGTGGATGAGGTCCAGGGATTCCTCTTTGGAAAACTGAA GACTCTGTACCCTGAGTTGAAGGAGCAGCTGAAGGAGCTAAGGAAACACCTGGTGGAGAGCACCAATGAGATGGCTCCCCTTAAAGTCTGGCAGATGCAAG ATCTGAGTTTCCAGACTGCAGCTCGGATCCTGGCTGCTCCATCTTCAGACGCCCTGAACGTCATGAGAGACCTCAGTCAGAACTTCCCTACCAAggctag gTCCATCACTAAAACAGTGGTCAGCTCTGAGTTACGTAAAGAGATGGAAGAGAACCAGAAG TTCTTTAAGGGAACTCTGGGATTGCAGCCTGGAGACTCTGCTCTCTTCATCAACGGACTACACATAGACCTGGACACACAGGACAtcttcag tgtgtTTGAGGTTCTCCGTAGTGAGGCCAGGGTGATGGAAGGTCTGCGTTCTCTCCTTATCGAGACTCCCTTCATCCACGACATCCTCAAACTCAACGTACAGCCTTCTGACTCGGACTACGCTGTGGACATCCGTAATCCTGCTGTCAAC tggaTGAATAAcctggagacagacagcaggTACGGCTCATGGCCCTACAGCGTCCAGGAGCTCCTCAGACCAACCTTCCCCGGAGTCATACGACAGATCCGGAAAAACTTTCACAACCTC gtggTGATTCTGGACCCGACCCATGAGAGTTCTGCTGAGCTGTTGAATGTTGCTGAGATGTTCTACAGCAATAACATCCCACTCAG gattgGACTGGTGTTTGTGGTGTCTGATGTTGATGAGATCGATGGTATGGAGGATGCAGGTGTGGCTCTGCTCCGGGCCTTTAACTACATCACAGAAGAGCTGGACGCTCCCGCCGCCTTCGACACCATCATCTCG ATGTTTAACCGTGTGCCTAGCGGTGGTAAGCTAAGTGTAGGTGATGTCGTCAAGGTGTTGGAGAAGAAGTTTCCCTATGTGGAGGTCGGCAGCATTCTTGGACCAGACTCCACCTACGACGACAACCGGAAG GAAGGGCGTGGTTACTACTTGCAGACGGGTGTAGGTCCGTTGCCAGTGGTGATGTACAATGGAATGCCGTACCAGCGAGAACAGCTAGACCCAGAGGAGCTAGAAACTGTCACCATGAACAAAATACTGGAGACTACCAGCTTCTACCAACGGGCTGTCTACATg GGTGAGCTGGCCACTGATCAAGATGTGGTGGATTTCATCATGACCCAACCTAACGTTGTCCCACGTATCAACCCTCGAATCCTGTCGACTGCCAGGACGTACCTGGACCTATCTAATACTA ATAACCATTTTATAGATGAGTACGCTCGCTTTCTGTTCCTggatagcagagagaagagcACTGCTGTGGCTAACAGCATGAACTACATGACCAAGAAGG atGATGGCTACATCCGTCCAGTCACGTTCTGGGTTGTGGGAGATTTTGACCAACCTTCCGGGCGCCAGCTATTATACGATGCCATCAGACACATG AAAACCAGTAACAACGTGCGATTGGGCCTGATCAACAACCCTAGCGACAGCCCATCCGAGGAGAACAGTCGTGTTGCCAGGGCGATATGGGCCGCCATGCAGACCCAGACAGCTAACAACGCTAAAAACTACATCACCAAGCTGGCTAAAGAAGAGACCGCTAAGGCACTGGAGACTGGGGCCGACGTCACACAGTTCACTGTCGGG ggtATGGACGTTGCCTTGTTTAAGAGTGCCTTTGAAGGTCCTAAGTTTGACTTCCTGCTGTCTCACACTGTCTACTGCCGAGACGTTCTCAAGCTGGGGAAAGGACAGAGAGCAGTCATCAGCAACGGACGG ATCATCGGTCCGCTAGAGGATGGGGAGGTCTTTAACCAAGATGACTTCCTCCTATTGGAGAGTATCATTTTGAAGACCTCGGGAGAGCGAATCAAAAGCAAGGTCCAGCAGTTTGgggtggaggaggacagggcCAGTGACCTGGTGATGAAGATtgactctctgctctcctctcagcCCAAAGGAGAGGCCAGGATAGAACATGCCTTTGCTGATGACCAATACAG TGCTGTAAAGATCCGGCCCACAGAGGGAGACGTCTACTTTGACATGGTTGCCGTGATAGACCCCGTAACCAGGGACGCCCAGAAACTAGCTCCGCTCCTATTG gTGTTGAAGAAGCTGGTCAATGTGAACCTGCGGGTGTTTATGAACTGCCAGTCCAAACTCTCAGACCTGCCTCTCAAAAG tTTCTACCGGTATGTGTTGGAGCCTGAGGTGTTGTTCCAGACTGACGGTAGTttctcccctggtcccctggctaAGTTCCTGGACATGCCTCAAACTCCCCTCTTCACACTCAACCTCAACACCCCTGAGAGCTGGATGGTGGAGTCTATACGCACTAGATATGACCTGGACAATATCTACCTggaagag GTGGACAGTATAGTAGCAGCAGAATACGAGTTGGAACATCTGCTGCTGGAGGGTCACTGTTTTGACGTGAGTACAGGTCAGCCCCCCAGAGGACTCCAGTTCACCCTGGGAACCCCCTCCGACCCTGTCATCGTCGACACCATCGTCATGGCTAACCTG GGTTATTTCCAGTTGAAGGCTAACCCAGGAGCCTGGATCCTGAAGCTGAGGAAAGGACGGTCTGACGAAATCTACAAGATCTACAG TCATGATGGAACAGACTCTCCAGCCGATGCTGATGACCTCATCGTGGTGCTGAACAACTTCAAGAGCCGGAtcatcaaagtcaag gTCCAGAAGAGGCCAGAGAAGTTCAGTGAGGAGCTGTTGAGTGATGGAACCCAGGAGAACGACTCGGGCTTCTGGGAGTCACTCACCAG aGGGTTTACAGGAGGTGTGAAGACTGAGGAGAGTAAACAGGAGAAGGATGATGTCATCAACATCTTCTCTGTGGCCTCTGGACACCTCTACGAACGTTTCCTCAG GATCATGATGTTGTCTGTTCTAAAGAACACCAAAACACCAGTCAAGTTCTGGTTCCTCAAAAACTACCTGTCCCCGGCATTTAAG GAGTTTATCCCGTACATGGCAGAGCAGTATGGTTTCCAGTATGAACTCGTCCAGTATAAGTGGCCGCGGTGGTTACACCAGCAGACCGAGAAACAGAGGATTATCTGGGGTTACAAGATCCTCTTCCTGGATGTCTTGTTCCCTCTGTCCGTCGACAAGTTCTTATTCGTGGACGCagatcag ATAGTGCGTACCGACCTGAAGGAGCTCCGTGACTTTGACCTTGAAGGAGCGCCGTATGGCTACACACCGTTCTGTGAGAGCCGGAGAGAGATGGACGGCTTCCGCTTCTGGAAGTCGGGCTACTGGGCGAGTCACCTCGCTGGACGCAAATATCACATCAG tGCTCTGTATGTGGTCGATCTGAAGAAGTTCCGTAAGATAGCAGCAGGAGACAGACTGAGAGGACAATACCAAGGCCTGAGTCAAGACCCCAACAGCCTGTCCAACCtcgacca
- the LOC112253700 gene encoding UDP-glucose:glycoprotein glucosyltransferase 1 isoform X1, translated as MADAGSYQAGFGPRMWQHCALLLSLSLLPVVSGGADSKGVTTSLTTKWASTPLLLEASEFLAEESQEMFWDFVEANQNIKGEHDDTDQVYYDLIVKRASALLSTVQLNMLKFALSLRAYSATVHSFQQIASNEPPPSGCSAFFNVHGEKSCDTEKLTALMETAAERPKPYLFKSDHRFPGSNPDTPVIILYAEIGSSEFTMFHQLMLSKVNKGLATYVLRHYLASPSSRRVYLSGYGVELAIKNQEYKAKDDTQVQGAEVNATLMGENDPVDEVQGFLFGKLKTLYPELKEQLKELRKHLVESTNEMAPLKVWQMQDLSFQTAARILAAPSSDALNVMRDLSQNFPTKARSITKTVVSSELRKEMEENQKFFKGTLGLQPGDSALFINGLHIDLDTQDIFSVFEVLRSEARVMEGLRSLLIETPFIHDILKLNVQPSDSDYAVDIRNPAVNWMNNLETDSRYGSWPYSVQELLRPTFPGVIRQIRKNFHNLVVILDPTHESSAELLNVAEMFYSNNIPLRIGLVFVVSDVDEIDGMEDAGVALLRAFNYITEELDAPAAFDTIISMFNRVPSGGKLSVGDVVKVLEKKFPYVEVGSILGPDSTYDDNRKEGRGYYLQTGVGPLPVVMYNGMPYQREQLDPEELETVTMNKILETTSFYQRAVYMGELATDQDVVDFIMTQPNVVPRINPRILSTARTYLDLSNTNNHFIDEYARFLFLDSREKSTAVANSMNYMTKKDDGYIRPVTFWVVGDFDQPSGRQLLYDAIRHMKTSNNVRLGLINNPSDSPSEENSRVARAIWAAMQTQTANNAKNYITKLAKEETAKALETGADVTQFTVGGMDVALFKSAFEGPKFDFLLSHTVYCRDVLKLGKGQRAVISNGRIIGPLEDGEVFNQDDFLLLESIILKTSGERIKSKVQQFGVEEDRASDLVMKIDSLLSSQPKGEARIEHAFADDQYSAVKIRPTEGDVYFDMVAVIDPVTRDAQKLAPLLLVLKKLVNVNLRVFMNCQSKLSDLPLKSFYRYVLEPEVLFQTDGSFSPGPLAKFLDMPQTPLFTLNLNTPESWMVESIRTRYDLDNIYLEEVDSIVAAEYELEHLLLEGHCFDVSTGQPPRGLQFTLGTPSDPVIVDTIVMANLGYFQLKANPGAWILKLRKGRSDEIYKIYSHDGTDSPADADDLIVVLNNFKSRIIKVKVQKRPEKFSEELLSDGTQENDSGFWESLTRGFTGGVKTEESKQEKDDVINIFSVASGHLYERFLRIMMLSVLKNTKTPVKFWFLKNYLSPAFKEFIPYMAEQYGFQYELVQYKWPRWLHQQTEKQRIIWGYKILFLDVLFPLSVDKFLFVDADQIVRTDLKELRDFDLEGAPYGYTPFCESRREMDGFRFWKSGYWASHLAGRKYHISALYVVDLKKFRKIAAGDRLRGQYQGLSQDPNSLSNLDQDLPNNMIHQVPIKSLPQEWLWCETWCDDNSKKKAKTIDLCNNPQTKEPKLQAAVRIVAEWSDYDQEIKRLQNRVQERGAENHTTQKDKPDDTRIEL; from the exons ATGGCAGATGCGGGAAGTTACCAAGCCGGTTTCG gcCCCAGGATGTGGCAGCACTGTGCCCTTCTCCTGTCCCTGTCCTTGCTACCAGTGGTATCTGGAGGAGCTGACTCCAAGGGTGTCACCACCAGTCTCACCACCAAGTGGGCCTCTACCCCTCTGCTGCTGGAGGCCAG TGAGTTCCTGGCAGAAGAGAGTCAGGAGATGTTCTGGGATTTCGTCGAAGCAAATCAGAACATCAAAGGGGAACATGATG ATACAGACCAGGTGTATTACGACCTGATCGTGAAGAGAGCCAGTGCTCTGCTCAGCACAGTCCAACTCAACATGCTCAAGTTTGCCCTCTCTCTCAGGGCCTACTCCGCTACTGTACACTCCTTCCAACAA ATAGCGTCCAACGAGCCCCCTCCATCCGGCTGCTCAGCCTTCTTCAATGTCCACGGAGAGAAGTCATGTGACACGGAGAAACTGACTGCACTGATGGAGACCGCAGCAGAACG GCCTAAGCCCTACCTATTCAAAAGCGATCACAGGTTCCCGGGATCAAATCCCGACACTCCGGTTATTATCCTGTATGCCGAGATTGGAAGTTCGGAATTCACAATGTTCCATCAGCTGATGCTGTCCAAAGTCAACAAGGGACTGGCCACCTATGTGCTTCGTCACTACCTGGCT TCTCCCAGCAGTCGTAGAGTGTATTTGTCTGGTTATGGAGTGGAGCTGGCCATCAAGAACCAGGAATACAAGGCTAAGGACGATACACAGGTCCAGGGAGCGGAAGTGAATGCTACACTGATGGGGGAGAATGACCCAGTGGATGAGGTCCAGGGATTCCTCTTTGGAAAACTGAA GACTCTGTACCCTGAGTTGAAGGAGCAGCTGAAGGAGCTAAGGAAACACCTGGTGGAGAGCACCAATGAGATGGCTCCCCTTAAAGTCTGGCAGATGCAAG ATCTGAGTTTCCAGACTGCAGCTCGGATCCTGGCTGCTCCATCTTCAGACGCCCTGAACGTCATGAGAGACCTCAGTCAGAACTTCCCTACCAAggctag gTCCATCACTAAAACAGTGGTCAGCTCTGAGTTACGTAAAGAGATGGAAGAGAACCAGAAG TTCTTTAAGGGAACTCTGGGATTGCAGCCTGGAGACTCTGCTCTCTTCATCAACGGACTACACATAGACCTGGACACACAGGACAtcttcag tgtgtTTGAGGTTCTCCGTAGTGAGGCCAGGGTGATGGAAGGTCTGCGTTCTCTCCTTATCGAGACTCCCTTCATCCACGACATCCTCAAACTCAACGTACAGCCTTCTGACTCGGACTACGCTGTGGACATCCGTAATCCTGCTGTCAAC tggaTGAATAAcctggagacagacagcaggTACGGCTCATGGCCCTACAGCGTCCAGGAGCTCCTCAGACCAACCTTCCCCGGAGTCATACGACAGATCCGGAAAAACTTTCACAACCTC gtggTGATTCTGGACCCGACCCATGAGAGTTCTGCTGAGCTGTTGAATGTTGCTGAGATGTTCTACAGCAATAACATCCCACTCAG gattgGACTGGTGTTTGTGGTGTCTGATGTTGATGAGATCGATGGTATGGAGGATGCAGGTGTGGCTCTGCTCCGGGCCTTTAACTACATCACAGAAGAGCTGGACGCTCCCGCCGCCTTCGACACCATCATCTCG ATGTTTAACCGTGTGCCTAGCGGTGGTAAGCTAAGTGTAGGTGATGTCGTCAAGGTGTTGGAGAAGAAGTTTCCCTATGTGGAGGTCGGCAGCATTCTTGGACCAGACTCCACCTACGACGACAACCGGAAG GAAGGGCGTGGTTACTACTTGCAGACGGGTGTAGGTCCGTTGCCAGTGGTGATGTACAATGGAATGCCGTACCAGCGAGAACAGCTAGACCCAGAGGAGCTAGAAACTGTCACCATGAACAAAATACTGGAGACTACCAGCTTCTACCAACGGGCTGTCTACATg GGTGAGCTGGCCACTGATCAAGATGTGGTGGATTTCATCATGACCCAACCTAACGTTGTCCCACGTATCAACCCTCGAATCCTGTCGACTGCCAGGACGTACCTGGACCTATCTAATACTA ATAACCATTTTATAGATGAGTACGCTCGCTTTCTGTTCCTggatagcagagagaagagcACTGCTGTGGCTAACAGCATGAACTACATGACCAAGAAGG atGATGGCTACATCCGTCCAGTCACGTTCTGGGTTGTGGGAGATTTTGACCAACCTTCCGGGCGCCAGCTATTATACGATGCCATCAGACACATG AAAACCAGTAACAACGTGCGATTGGGCCTGATCAACAACCCTAGCGACAGCCCATCCGAGGAGAACAGTCGTGTTGCCAGGGCGATATGGGCCGCCATGCAGACCCAGACAGCTAACAACGCTAAAAACTACATCACCAAGCTGGCTAAAGAAGAGACCGCTAAGGCACTGGAGACTGGGGCCGACGTCACACAGTTCACTGTCGGG ggtATGGACGTTGCCTTGTTTAAGAGTGCCTTTGAAGGTCCTAAGTTTGACTTCCTGCTGTCTCACACTGTCTACTGCCGAGACGTTCTCAAGCTGGGGAAAGGACAGAGAGCAGTCATCAGCAACGGACGG ATCATCGGTCCGCTAGAGGATGGGGAGGTCTTTAACCAAGATGACTTCCTCCTATTGGAGAGTATCATTTTGAAGACCTCGGGAGAGCGAATCAAAAGCAAGGTCCAGCAGTTTGgggtggaggaggacagggcCAGTGACCTGGTGATGAAGATtgactctctgctctcctctcagcCCAAAGGAGAGGCCAGGATAGAACATGCCTTTGCTGATGACCAATACAG TGCTGTAAAGATCCGGCCCACAGAGGGAGACGTCTACTTTGACATGGTTGCCGTGATAGACCCCGTAACCAGGGACGCCCAGAAACTAGCTCCGCTCCTATTG gTGTTGAAGAAGCTGGTCAATGTGAACCTGCGGGTGTTTATGAACTGCCAGTCCAAACTCTCAGACCTGCCTCTCAAAAG tTTCTACCGGTATGTGTTGGAGCCTGAGGTGTTGTTCCAGACTGACGGTAGTttctcccctggtcccctggctaAGTTCCTGGACATGCCTCAAACTCCCCTCTTCACACTCAACCTCAACACCCCTGAGAGCTGGATGGTGGAGTCTATACGCACTAGATATGACCTGGACAATATCTACCTggaagag GTGGACAGTATAGTAGCAGCAGAATACGAGTTGGAACATCTGCTGCTGGAGGGTCACTGTTTTGACGTGAGTACAGGTCAGCCCCCCAGAGGACTCCAGTTCACCCTGGGAACCCCCTCCGACCCTGTCATCGTCGACACCATCGTCATGGCTAACCTG GGTTATTTCCAGTTGAAGGCTAACCCAGGAGCCTGGATCCTGAAGCTGAGGAAAGGACGGTCTGACGAAATCTACAAGATCTACAG TCATGATGGAACAGACTCTCCAGCCGATGCTGATGACCTCATCGTGGTGCTGAACAACTTCAAGAGCCGGAtcatcaaagtcaag gTCCAGAAGAGGCCAGAGAAGTTCAGTGAGGAGCTGTTGAGTGATGGAACCCAGGAGAACGACTCGGGCTTCTGGGAGTCACTCACCAG aGGGTTTACAGGAGGTGTGAAGACTGAGGAGAGTAAACAGGAGAAGGATGATGTCATCAACATCTTCTCTGTGGCCTCTGGACACCTCTACGAACGTTTCCTCAG GATCATGATGTTGTCTGTTCTAAAGAACACCAAAACACCAGTCAAGTTCTGGTTCCTCAAAAACTACCTGTCCCCGGCATTTAAG GAGTTTATCCCGTACATGGCAGAGCAGTATGGTTTCCAGTATGAACTCGTCCAGTATAAGTGGCCGCGGTGGTTACACCAGCAGACCGAGAAACAGAGGATTATCTGGGGTTACAAGATCCTCTTCCTGGATGTCTTGTTCCCTCTGTCCGTCGACAAGTTCTTATTCGTGGACGCagatcag ATAGTGCGTACCGACCTGAAGGAGCTCCGTGACTTTGACCTTGAAGGAGCGCCGTATGGCTACACACCGTTCTGTGAGAGCCGGAGAGAGATGGACGGCTTCCGCTTCTGGAAGTCGGGCTACTGGGCGAGTCACCTCGCTGGACGCAAATATCACATCAG tGCTCTGTATGTGGTCGATCTGAAGAAGTTCCGTAAGATAGCAGCAGGAGACAGACTGAGAGGACAATACCAAGGCCTGAGTCAAGACCCCAACAGCCTGTCCAACCtcgacca